DNA sequence from the Streptomyces sp. NBC_01497 genome:
ATGGAGCCGGCCAGGGCATAGGCGACGACCAGAGGGGGCGATGCCAGGTAGTTGAGCGAGACGTCGTTGTTGATCCGTCCGTCGAAGTTCCGGTTGCCCGAGAGCACGGACGCGACGACGACGTCCCGTTCCTCGATCGCCTCCGCGACGCCCGGCGGGAGCGGGCCGGAGTTGCCGATGCAGGTCATGCAGCCGTAACCGACCAGCTGGAAGCCGAGTTCGTCGAGCGGCTGCGCCAGCCCCGCACGCCCGAGGTAGTCCGTGACGGTCTTCGAACCGGGTGCCAGGCTCGTCTTCACCCACGGTCTGGACATGAGCCCACGGGCCCGCGCGTTGCGCGCGAGCAGGCCGGCCGCGATCATGACGTGCGGATTGGACGTGTTGGTGCACGAGGTGATCGCGGCGATGGCGATCGCGCCGTCCTTGATCCCGTCGCTGTCCCCGACCCGGGTGGACGTTCGTCCCACCGCGTCGGACGACAGCGCGGGGACGCCCGTGGGCCCCACGCCCCGGTTCGACCTGATCTGCCGGACCGCGGCCGATGCGTTGGCGGCGACCGAGGACAGCCCGACGCGGTCCTGTGGACGCCGCGGCCCCGCGAGGGACGCGGTGACCGAGGAGAGGTCGACGGTCAGCCGCTCGTCGTAGCGCGGGCGGAGACCGGGCTCGTGCCAGAGCCCCTGTTCCTTCGCGTACGTCTCCACCGCTGTGAGGTGATCGGGCCGACGGCCGGTCAGCCGCAGGTAGTCCAGCGTCGCGCGGTCGATCGGGAACATGGCGGCGGTGGCACCGAATTCCGGGCACATGTTCGCGATCGTCGCCCGGTGGGCCAGGGGGATCCCGCTGATCGCCCTACCGGTGAACTCGACGAACCTGCCGACCACTCCGTGTGCCCGCAGGGTCTCGGCGATGGTGAGCACCAGATCGGTCGCCGTGACACCGGGAGAGAGCTCACCCACGAGTTCGACACCGATCACCGGCGGCACAGCCATACTCAGGGGCTGTCCGAGCAGGGCGACTTCGGCCTCGACGCCGCCTACGCCCCAGGCGAGCACGCCGAGCGCGTTCACCATCGTCGTATGCGAGTCCGTGCCGACGCAGGTGTCGGGGAAGGCCCATCCGTCGCGTCGCTGGACGACCTGCGCGAGGTACTCCAGGTTGATCTGGTGCATGATCCCGGTGCCCGGCGGAACGACGTGCACACCGCTCAGTCGCCCGCCCCACTTCAAGAAGCGGTACCGCTCCGCGTTGCGCGTGTACTCGATCTCGACGTTGACGCGCAGCGCGTCCGCTCGCCCGGACACCTCAGTGGAGATGGAGTGGTCGACGGTCAGGTGACTGGGGATGTGAGGACTCACACGTCGCGGGTCGCCACCCGCCTCGGCGACCGCGTCACGCAGCGCGGCGATGTCCGTCAGCACGGGGACACCGTTGGTGTCGTGCAGGAACACCCGCGACGGCGAGAAGGATACGACGTCCTGGACCGCGCCGGTCCGGCCGGCCACGAGCGCCGCGATGTGGTCCGCCGTCACCGTGCGGCCGTCCTCGTGCCGGAGCAGGTTCTCCAGCAGGATCTTGAGGCTCATCGGCAACCGCTCGGCGCCGGCGACCGCGTCGAGCCGGTGTACACGGAAGCTACTGCCCGCCAGGTCCAGGCGGGCGAGACTCCCATGACTGTTCAGCGGCGCCTTCTGCATCGCGTTCACGCGTTTGGTCCCTCACTATATTCTATAAGCTATATTATTGGTCGCCGTGAGAGCGGAACAGGCCGTCACCCCGACCGCCCACCCCCGCGCCGGAGCTCCTCACAAACCCGGCCCGAACACCTACCGAAGGCCGCCCGACCCGAAAGGGCACGGACCTGCGGAGCGGGGCCGGACGGCCACCCCGGTGCGGCTGCCTCATTCCGTCCCGCGCGCAGGGATCGCCAGCACGGTGGCCGAGCCGTCGGACCGGGGATCGCTTCCCGCCGTGAGAGTGCCGTCGGATTCGACCGAGACGACGTTCGTATGACCGAGGAATTCGGTACGGGGCGGCACCTCACACAACGGGAAGCCGTCCGCGGCCAGGTGAGCGACGGTGGTCTCCGCAAGGTCCGCCTCGTAGTGGACCGTGTCGGACCTCTCGCCGGGGCTCCGCGGCCCGACCACCCATCGCGGCGCGCTCACCGCGTCCTGCGGTGACTTGCCTTCGAGCAGTCGGATGAGCACCTGGGCGTGGATCTGCGGCTGACCGTGACCCCCCATGGTGGAGCTGACCCACCGGACCCGCCGGCCACGGGTGACCATGACGGGCATCAGCGTGTGCTTGGGGCGCTTGCCCGGCCGGATCACGTTGGGCGACAGCGCGTCCAGGGAGAAGCTCGTGCCGCGGT
Encoded proteins:
- the acnA gene encoding aconitate hydratase AcnA gives rise to the protein MQKAPLNSHGSLARLDLAGSSFRVHRLDAVAGAERLPMSLKILLENLLRHEDGRTVTADHIAALVAGRTGAVQDVVSFSPSRVFLHDTNGVPVLTDIAALRDAVAEAGGDPRRVSPHIPSHLTVDHSISTEVSGRADALRVNVEIEYTRNAERYRFLKWGGRLSGVHVVPPGTGIMHQINLEYLAQVVQRRDGWAFPDTCVGTDSHTTMVNALGVLAWGVGGVEAEVALLGQPLSMAVPPVIGVELVGELSPGVTATDLVLTIAETLRAHGVVGRFVEFTGRAISGIPLAHRATIANMCPEFGATAAMFPIDRATLDYLRLTGRRPDHLTAVETYAKEQGLWHEPGLRPRYDERLTVDLSSVTASLAGPRRPQDRVGLSSVAANASAAVRQIRSNRGVGPTGVPALSSDAVGRTSTRVGDSDGIKDGAIAIAAITSCTNTSNPHVMIAAGLLARNARARGLMSRPWVKTSLAPGSKTVTDYLGRAGLAQPLDELGFQLVGYGCMTCIGNSGPLPPGVAEAIEERDVVVASVLSGNRNFDGRINNDVSLNYLASPPLVVAYALAGSITHDVVTQPLGVDTDGVPVMLADLWPSDAEIDAVVNAHLTPQLFSDAYADIFEGDERWAAVPTARGDLFDWPDDSTYLRRPPFLDGVTAEASPRSDIAGARTLALLGDSVTTDHISPAGRIPASSSAGRYLSGLGESDLNTYASRRGNFEVMVRGGFANPRLRNMLTSRHEGGLTADFTRDGAIVPVFEAAQSYAAAGTPLLVIAGKEYGTGSSRDWAAKATALLNVDAVLARSFERIHRSNLVQLGVLPLQFPDGASAGSFGLDGTETFDIVGIKEALRTPSSTVTVRVQPRTAERAAFEFDVRVRLDTPQELVYYAHGGVLPYVYRRLLRGDLV